CCGATATCCCCTCTGCTCTCTACTACTCTCAACTTTCAACTCTCTACTTTCTACTCTCGACTCAGCCAGCGTCGCAATTCACGTACATTAGTACAGCCGACACTTTCTCTGCTCTGCGCTTCAACAACCCTCATCAGCTCACATCAACCCACATCAACCACACCCGCCATGCCTTCTCAATTATCCAGCTGGTTCGCGCGCCACTGcacccctccgccgcctctcaACACTTCCTCGGCATGCCCCTGCGCCAACTGCTACAACCTGGGCACGGATGTCGCGCCCCGGCAGCACAGGCAACGGCAACcccagcaacaacaacagcggcCGTTCGTCCGggctctcgacgacgcgagTCGTAGGCCAAGCTCCACAACGCCGGCCGACTCCGACTCCTTCTCCATCTGCAGCGTCGCCGAGAAGCCCGGCACGACGATAACGACCACGACGCACATTGAACGCGTGACGCCGCAGTAGAGTCAGTGAGATGCGGAGCCCATCTGCCCATCTGCTCTACCCATTGTGCACTTGCACTTGCACATGCACACATACACACCCACATACACAACCTCTCTGTGCTTCACACACCCATATAGCGCCAATGCGTGATACTTTGTAGAAGCGCTAGCCATCTCGGACTTTAATTCCAGCACGGCATGCTTTTGCGGGCGACTTGTTTTCTTGTTCGTCCTTTTCGGACGCTTGCACATCCCCTTCTCCCCGATTCCGCTTCCATTAGCCGACTGTGACGAGACACACACGACAAGTCGTACAGCATTCATGGAACTCCGTCACCGCCTTGGGCCTGGTAGGCTCAGGTACCTATCGCACTGCATTTTGCCCTGTACCTTTAGCCCTGGCCTGGAACCGCGGGGGTGGGCCAGCCACCCACCCGGCGACCCGACCGGTGGAGTCTCCCCCACtgtcggcggtgacggtcAGCGGCAAGAACGGGCAGCACGGCTCCGCCGGCATTGAATTCCAGAACTGAAAACCGGCCGAGTCTCCGGGAGACCACCTTCAAGCAGCTTCTGGAAATGCTAGATGTCGTGCAAAACTCTCCCTCCTTTCAGAAGTCCTTTTTTCCTTTGAACGGCGGCGTTGATTAGTGGCTATGGATGGTGGGTCTGGACGGGAGGCACGCTGGGCACTGTGATGGGGGCGCTGGTACGTTCTACAGGCTGTTGAGCTGCTGGCTTGCGGTGATGGGCAGGAAAAATGATAGAGTAGCATGGCATGGTTCTTGAATTATAATACCCAATGCGAGAAACGACCCCATGATTCTTTGAACCTCTGATCCGCTCCTTTTGCTGTGTTCATACCTAAGGATATATAAGGTCCATCATCGCGATTTGTTACTGTCGCCTGCAATGTGACATGCTGGCCGCCATTATTGTGCCACTTGACGTCACCCCATCTCGCCCCCAATGACTGATTCCTCAACCTCATCCTCATTCTCGCCTCAAAGCACGCGGCAGACGAAaacacagacagacacaaCCATAGCCCGTGGTGGCTCACCCCCTCGCCATGGCACCGCCCCCCGTCGACTCCGCCATCCTCAAGgccctcaacctcgacgcAGCGCACACCACCATTGCCACGCACGGTGGCTCGGGCTTCGCCTCCACCTTTaagctgtcgacgacggttgGTGATGGCCAGCAGAGGCACTACTTTGTCAAGACGGGCACCGGCAAGGATGCCGAGCTCATGTTCCGTGGTCCGTCGACGCTCCCGTCCCGAccaatgatgatgatgtgtTGACGTGCGTGGCCATCAAACACGCAAGGCGAGCACACCTCGCTCAACGCCATACACGACACTGTCCCCAACTTCTGTCCCAAATCGTacgcccacggcgccctGTCTAATCGCTCGGGAGGCTTCTTTCTTGCCACCGACTTCCTTGACCTGgggtcctcgtcggccggtggtagtagtggtgACCGCGGCTCGGGtctctccctcgccgccaagctcgcgAGGCTGCACACAACGCCCGCCCCCGTGCCCGACGGTTTAGACGCGCCCATGTTCGGCTTCCCCGTGCGgacctgctgcggcgagacggcgcagGACAACGGCTGGCGCGCCTCATGGGCCGACTTCTACGCCGACAACCGGCTGCGTGCCatcctgcgcgccgcccttcGCAATCAGGGGGGCGggtccgacgccgccctcgaagacgccgtcgaggccgtcgccgcgcgcgtcgtgccgcggctcctcggcggcgaccgcctgcgcccggccccggtgcccgtcgtcgtgcaCGGCGACCTCTGGAGCGGGAACCACGGCCGTGGGCGCATCGGGgggtcctcggcgggcggtggcgtcgaggaggtcgtGTTTGACCCTTCGGCCGTCTACGGCCACGCCGAGTACGAGCTTGGAATCATGCGCATGTTTGGCGGCTTCGGGGCCGCCTTCTGGAGCGAGTACAACGATCTCGTGCCCAAGGCGGAGCCCAGGAACGAGTGGGAAGACCGCCTCGCGCTGTACGAGCTGTGAGTTTGCATCAAAACCCCGTCCAACTTGGCACGGCCACCCACTCATCACCTACCCACCCACGCACACACATAATATACACGTATCCGTTTGCAAACTGATGGACTTTGGTCGGGCAGATACCATCACCTAAACCACTTTGCCATGTTCGGTGGCGGCTaccgtggcggcgccatgtCCATTATGCGCAAGCTCATTGCCAAGTACGGCGACAGCTGATGCTAGATACCTCGGACCCAAGATGGCGGGTAATCGGATCATAATAGTCAAAGGAATAGTAAAAGATTCAAAGGATAAATACTAAACGCCGTGTGTATCGAGAGTGCGCGCTGTAGTGTGTGTGTCATCGCcgttgcccgcccgcctctaTCATGCGTCACCACTATCCCATTCCAGCAATGACGTCGCTCCGTGCGCGCCAGTAAATCATCCCGTGGCCTGTGTCATGACGCCAGCATCGCCTGCCTCTCCGGCTGTTTAGCCGCTGCAGTGGTCTCACCGTCGGCGCGCAACTCCGGCTCGGGCACGTTCGCGTGGGGAACCGAcggcagctgctgggcgacgccctggccggcgacctcggcctgTAGCGCGGcaagctcgtcctcgacgtcctcttcgtcctggTTGGAGATGCGGCCTCCAAGCATCTCGCTGACTTCCTATTCAAATAGTCAGTCTTTTGCATTTGCGGCTTCCGAACGGGACCCTTTGTCAAGTGCAGGGCAGTAAGAGAGCACACGTGCCTTTTGGTAGGCGATGGCGTCAGCCGTCTCGCCCATGAGTTTCTCAACCTTGTCAATGCCGCCCATCTCGGCGTGAATCTCTTGCAGAACCCTCGtgccctgctgcaggccaAAGACGACGTCCTTTTGGATCTGGGCGAACTCGACGCTCGAAGTCAGCCTctcaagctgctcgagctgggcgtccgtcttggccagcagcgtctcCTGGTACTTCTTGCGGcgcagggccagcagggcgCGTTTCTTatcgccgcgcgccagcaTCTGCCGCGCCACGTCCGTCTCCTTGTCCGTCAGCACCGTGATGCGCCGCTGATACTGGTGTAGCCGGTCCCGCTGGATCTTGAGGTCCAGAATGGCCCTGCAATGTTTGATTGCCGCGCGTCAGTGTGAGCTCCTCGGCTAGGTGTCGCAGGCACGCGACTGCTTGGCCGTCCCCCGCACTGCCCGTAGCTGCAACGCGCGGCGCGGTCAGGGATATGGAGCGAAGGAGCTTTACGTACTTGTCTTGGGCCGTCACTTTGCTCGAGTTGCCGCCCATGGTGTcgtgcgccggcgccggtcCCGCCGCAGAGTCACCGGTGGTCGGGTGTGCGGTGTGTCGGAGGTGGGTTGTCGCGCGGTGGCGGACAATCGTCATTGCGGCGCTTTTGGAGGCGGGTGGTGGAATGGAGCCGCCTGCACGCCTGGTGTGCCGTTAGTTATCGGGTCCAAAAAGGTCCAGTACAGACCTGGCGGCAGGAGCCGTGCAGTAATGACGCATTAATTTTGTTCGCCCACTTGGTCCTGCGTTCATACGGCGAGCTCTCGGATTTGGGCTTCGCTCAATCAGATCGAGACATGCCTGACTTGGAGGCTACAATCATGCTGCGCAGGGGACGAGATGGCTTTTTGACACGAGAGAAATGTAGAAACGAGAGCGCCATTTGAGGTATGCTCCAAAGCACAAAGTTGGGTCATGACAATACTGTCTCGACTCCTCCAGCTCAGGAGAACACATTCGGTCGACTCAGCTCAGTATTCTATACTCAATACCTTGCGTATTAATCACAATGCTCCAGTGCTCATGTCTTGGAACTTGCCCGAGGGCCACTCCGCACAGGCAGGCCGGCAGACGAAGTAACGTAGTAGCCAGCCTCGCACTACCTATTGCATTCTTGCCTGAAGCCCCCTAGACGGGCCTGCCATTATAATTAAGGCAATGCAAGGCAAGACAAGATGTAAATACGGCCAGGCCAAGGACCTTAGTATTAGCTTTGCTCCCGTTCCTTCCTCTGTCAACATCGCAGAGTGCGGGGCACCTCCCCAGCATACATAGTATAAGTGTTAGCGCAACCCCCCTACAAAAGGCATTTCGTAGACCCCGCCAAATTTCTCGTGGAGATCGCAACCTCGCCCTTCCCAATTTTTTtgcgcccgccatgccgcctcgGATAGGCTTCCGCAATAACCTCGAGCGGGATGTCTATCAAATCTTGAACAAGCTCGATGCGCAATTCACCACAGTCTCCAGCGCTTACGACGCCATAAAGCGATCGAATTCGAGCATTGCGAGGCTCAAAAAGCGCCCACTCGAGGATGCCATTGACCGCGTCCTGCAGATTCGCAAGCAGGAAGCACAAGACGACGAGTCGGACGATTCcgaagccgccctcgacgctccCGAACCTGCGAAGCCACAAGATGAACGATTCCTCCTCAACCGCCAGATGACCAAGTTGTGGAAGACCAACGCCAAACCGACCGACCCGGTCGGTGACCAGCCTGTGTCGAAGAAGCGTCGCCTCCAGGCTGATGGCGATGCAAAGGAGGATCGTGCCAGCGGAACCGAGACTCCGGCTGTCGAGGTAACCACACCGGGCAAAGAGGAGAAGATGCCTCTGAAAAAGACACAAAAACCCACACCGTTCAcggtcgagcgcggcgaaaGCCTTAGCCCAAACCCCGTGGGCGGCATTGACGATGTGCTGTGTGAGCTTTGCAAGCTTACCTGGCATGCACTTCTCCCGCGGGACATGTCCTACGGACCACGTGTGTCTGGAGTCCTCATTTCCGGGCCTGCGGGTATGGGAAAGAGGACCGCCGTCAAGAGCCTGGCTTCACAGCTCTGTGCCTCCTTGGTTGTCCTCGACGGCTGCTTCGACAATCCCGAGCGCATGGAGAAGAGTCTTGCAGAAGCATTCGACACAGCGATTAGCCTCGAGCGGagcatcgtcttcatcgacgacatcgatCAGTACATATCTAGACCCGGCGCCTCGACCCATGGCGATCATCACAGCCAGGCGCGGAGATATCTCGCGGCCCAGATGAGGCGTCTGACCAGTCTGCAACAGGGTCGGGTCCTTGTCACGGCTACAACTTCCAAGCTCGTGGATGTTGATCCTGCCATACGCGAGTacggcctcctcgagcagaCGCTCCAGATCCGGATACCGGACTACGCGGCACGGCGCAAGATCCTCGATATTTGCACTAGGCACTTGTCCGTGGCAGATGATGTCGACCTGGCAGCACTAGCCAACATTACGCATGCATATGTTGGCGCTGATATAGCCGCTGTCACGAAGCTGGCAGGGCTGAGGGCTGCCGAACGGAATCTTTCCGAAAGCATCCCGTGGCGCTTATTCTCCCCGATCATGGGACGGGATCACCCTGACCTTGCCAATGGAGACCTTGTACTtctggacggcgacgcaagTTCTCACGTGGGTGAAGATGCACGAGGCCCAGCCACAGTTACCATGGACGACTTCAAGGCGGCCATCGCCAGCTTCACCCCGTCGCTGAGGAAAGAAGGGTTCACGGTGATACCGAGCGTCACTTGGGATCAGGTCGGCGCTATGGAGGAGGCTCGCAAGCAACTCCAGACGTCCATCATTGGACCAATCAAGAACCCAGATCTGTATCGCAAGTTCGGTCTCAGTCGCCCGGCGGGTGTCCTTCTCTGGGGCCCTCCCGGCTGTGGCAAGACGCTGGTCGCGCAAGCCGTCGCCAACGAGGCCCAGGCCAGCTTCATCCTAATCAACGGTCCCGAGCTGCTCAACAAGTACGTGGGTGAATCAGAGCGCGCCGTACGAGAGCTATTCCAGCGagcgcgctcctcggcgccctgcaTCCTCTTCTTCGACGAGATGGACTCTATAGTGCCTCCGCGCAACAACTCGTCCACCGATTCC
The genomic region above belongs to Purpureocillium takamizusanense chromosome 5, complete sequence and contains:
- a CDS encoding Protein-ribulosamine 3-kinase (EggNog:ENOG503NXP0~COG:G) codes for the protein MPSQLSSWFARHCTPPPPLNTSSACPCANCYNLGTDVAPRQHRQRQPQQQQQRPFVRALDDASRRPSSTTPADSDSFSICSVAEKPGTTITTTTHIERVTPQ
- a CDS encoding Protein-ribulosamine 3-kinase (EggNog:ENOG503NXP0~COG:G) — protein: MAPPPVDSAILKALNLDAAHTTIATHGGSGFASTFKLSTTVGDGQQRHYFVKTGTGKDAELMFRGEHTSLNAIHDTVPNFCPKSYAHGALSNRSGGFFLATDFLDLGSSSAGGSSGDRGSGLSLAAKLARLHTTPAPVPDGLDAPMFGFPVRTCCGETAQDNGWRASWADFYADNRLRAILRAALRNQGGGSDAALEDAVEAVAARVVPRLLGGDRLRPAPVPVVVHGDLWSGNHGRGRIGGSSAGGGVEEVVFDPSAVYGHAEYELGIMRMFGGFGAAFWSEYNDLVPKAEPRNEWEDRLALYELYHHLNHFAMFGGGYRGGAMSIMRKLIAKYGDS
- the VPS20 gene encoding Vacuolar protein sorting-associated protein 20 (BUSCO:EOG09264IIZ~COG:U~EggNog:ENOG503P2SD) encodes the protein MGGNSSKVTAQDKAILDLKIQRDRLHQYQRRITVLTDKETDVARQMLARGDKKRALLALRRKKYQETLLAKTDAQLEQLERLTSSVEFAQIQKDVVFGLQQGTRVLQEIHAEMGGIDKVEKLMGETADAIAYQKEVSEMLGGRISNQDEEDVEDELAALQAEVAGQGVAQQLPSVPHANVPEPELRADGETTAAAKQPERQAMLAS
- the RIX7 gene encoding Ribosome biogenesis ATPase rix7 (COG:O~EggNog:ENOG503NXC3), with product MPPRIGFRNNLERDVYQILNKLDAQFTTVSSAYDAIKRSNSSIARLKKRPLEDAIDRVLQIRKQEAQDDESDDSEAALDAPEPAKPQDERFLLNRQMTKLWKTNAKPTDPVGDQPVSKKRRLQADGDAKEDRASGTETPAVEVTTPGKEEKMPLKKTQKPTPFTVERGESLSPNPVGGIDDVLCELCKLTWHALLPRDMSYGPRVSGVLISGPAGMGKRTAVKSLASQLCASLVVLDGCFDNPERMEKSLAEAFDTAISLERSIVFIDDIDQYISRPGASTHGDHHSQARRYLAAQMRRLTSLQQGRVLVTATTSKLVDVDPAIREYGLLEQTLQIRIPDYAARRKILDICTRHLSVADDVDLAALANITHAYVGADIAAVTKLAGLRAAERNLSESIPWRLFSPIMGRDHPDLANGDLVLLDGDASSHVGEDARGPATVTMDDFKAAIASFTPSLRKEGFTVIPSVTWDQVGAMEEARKQLQTSIIGPIKNPDLYRKFGLSRPAGVLLWGPPGCGKTLVAQAVANEAQASFILINGPELLNKYVGESERAVRELFQRARSSAPCILFFDEMDSIVPPRNNSSTDSGARVVNALLTELDGAQDRTGIYVIGTTNRPEMIDEAMLRPGRLSVQLLVDLPTPTERVDILRAVYRTNHEDASQGELDALAAVALDPRCANFSGADLSGLHTKAAENALHRWTAAGGCGPQTIDAADWQHALDNTRASVRDPNSYRLRSA